In the Medicago truncatula cultivar Jemalong A17 unplaced genomic scaffold, MtrunA17r5.0-ANR MtrunA17Chr0c04, whole genome shotgun sequence genome, AGAGTCTTACAATTTTGATGTGAAGTGTCATTAAGAGACTAAAATTAGATGCATTAAGAATCAGAACCAAACAAGTTTATTTGCTATATAGTTTCAGACATTAACATTTTACTATATTTGAGGACTATTGTATCATGTAATAACTTATATTTGCTACAATTGATTTCTGTAAAAACAATATCCAAACCTAGTCAGAACCAAACAAGTTTATTTGCTATATAGTTTCAGACATAAAACTCTTGTGTCACAAACTCCAGGACACTTATTGAAAGTTGTATGATACCTAAAATTTACAACTTATGAAAATCAATGTATCACATAAAACTGTCAATCACATAAAACTGTCACTTCTAGAACCTAATATGATATGCAGTGAAAAGAGGAGTCCTTTTATTCCTGGTTTGTAACCAAGAAAATGGAATTTATAGCTATACAATCGAATTTAAGCCGATGATAAACAAGAGTGAATAACTCATTATTCAAGTCAGGCAAAGATTTATGCGAAACTTTTAGGAATATTAGATTGAAAAATAAGAGCATTGATGTGTTATTGTTTGTAGTTTTTTCAGTCCTTGTCTACTTTTCTGATCTTTGAATGCTTAATCTGCAAATTTACATGCATTGATGTGTTAATCGTTTTGtatattgaatgaaaaatgcTTAATGTGCTAATGGTTGTTTGTTCTTAATAGTGTTTGTTGCTGTTTTCAATGGATTTGATATCAACTTCATCTGAGAGTGGACAACTGAGTGTTGAAGCTTCATCACTGATTCATGCTGAGAGTGGACAACTGAGTGTTGAAACTTCTTCAATGATTCATGCTGATAGTACTGAATGTTACTCCCCTAGCAATGAAGAATCATGGAAGTCTTTAGTCTTTCAATCTATCAAAGAGGTTCAAGATTTTTATGGTAATTATGCATATAACACTGGATTTTCTATTAGGACTATGTTGAAGTCGAAGATTAATTCACAAAATAAGAAATCAGATAAGGTACATTATTTGCGTTATGTTTGTAACAAACAAGGTTACAAGAAGGGAAGTTTGCTTAATCCTAACAACAGGCCAACATCGGACAGTCCACTGGTTATTGAGTTtgtgaaagtgaaagaaaaacctGAGGAAAGGGTCGGTTGTACAGCTGCAATATATTTGAAGCTGGATGAAGTTTTGAATGTGTATAAGATTTATAGATGGGATGTGGCTCACTGTCATCCATTACATAAACCAGAGCATTTGTGTTATCTGAGATCATTTAGAGAAGTAAATGAAGTTCAAGGACAACTAGCTCTAATAAATTCTAAAGCTGGAATGTCGATGAGAACGTCTTATGAAGTTCTTGGTCAAGGAGTTGGAGGTACGGAGAATCTTCCTTTTCGGTTTTCAGACTTAAAGAACTATCTAATGACAATTTGTCAAAAGGAGATGGTGGTTGGTGAAGCAACTGTAATTCAAGAATTCTTTAGAAATGAAGCTCTCTCGAAACCATCTTTTTACTATGATATCCAAGTTGATGCTGCAGAAGACATAGCTAGCATTTTTTGGGCAGATGGAATTATGCAACTAGATTATTCTCTATTTGGTGATGTCATCAGTTTTGATACAACTTACCGAACAAACAATCAATATCGCCCATTAGGTTAGTATCTTTTACTTCTCTCAGGTTTTTAATTAGTGTTTACTTTCATTATGTTGTATTTTTGTTCTGGCATGGTTAGTGTAGGTAGGAGTACATTTTGAACTACCTAGTGTCTAGGTGTGGCTGTCATATGTGTCCGAGATTGACTGTAAGATTGATAAAGTTGCAGGCATTTTTACTTAGCCAGAAATTAAATTCATCATATACTAACCATATACCGATAATAAATTCATCtaaaaccattacaccataagtatggttttacatatgacactatcaaaaccattaaaccatacttatggtttcagtattccatacccctaattttgatcaaattttaattaaatttttacataGAACACTAATGAAATTGTCTTGTGTGATCGATCTTTAGTACATACTTATTAGAATACTTAATGTCTATGTCTTTTATCATTGAGTTTATTCACTGCTGAGGcgtgatttcttataatttgtgattaCATACTAGGataaatgcattataatttagggttggtttcattatttattGTAAGTTATTTTGTTCTgatttaggtcatttattggtcattatttcagctgcctttattggttttgacaatCATCGCAAGAGTGTTTTATTTGGTGCTGCGCTATTGTACGATGAGACAGCAGCtacttttgattggttgtttacAACATTCTTGAAGTGTATGTCCAATAAGAAACCACAGACTATATATACAGACCAGGCTAGTGCGTTATTGTGTTCAATTCCAAATATTTTTCCAGGTGTTTTTCACGGGCTTTGTTCATGGCACATGGCAGAGAATGCAAAGAAAAATCTTGGCTCTCGTGCAAACAGTGCATTTTTCGATGAGTTAACTAATTTGGTTTCAAATGTAGACGATGAATCAGATTTCGACTATAATTGGGATcagatgatgaaaaattgttttaatggaAGGCCTACTTCAGACTTTAAGTGGCTTGTCCAAACTTACGGAAATCGTATGCATTGGTCTTCAGCTTGGGTCAAGTCACATTTTACAGCTGGTCTGAAAACAACTCAGTTAAGTGAGTCTTTCAATGCTTTTCTTCGTGGATTTCTGCAGCCAGACCATTCACTTGTTCGATTCTTTAGTCATTTCAACATTATGGTTCAGAGAATGAGAGATAATCATGCTGAGTTGGACTTCAAGGCTGCAAACActagaacaaaaaataattatcccaATAGTCAGCTGATGCGGTCCGTTGTCAACAAGTACACACCAGCTTGCTTTGCATTTATTCACAGGCAGTATGACCTTTCCTTCAAATACTATCATGAGGAGGACACAACAAAAGGGTCTGCCTTTAACAAGTTTTTCAAAGTTTTCACAATTGAAAAGGTTGATgataattatgatgatgttgataatgataatgaaggGCCTTCCAATGTTGATGTTTTGGATGCAGAACTTCAAGAAAACCTTTTCCCAAGTTTTGAAGATCATGATCGACTTGATGAAAGGGTTGTCACAGTTGACattagaagcaaaagttttagTTGTTCATGTCGTATGTTTAAGAACAGGGGCTTTTTATGTCGACATGTTTTGAAGATCTTTGAGTTCTTAGGTGGTTATGTGCAGTATCATTTTTTGAAGACAATACCTGGACAATATGTTTTAAAGCGTTGGACTAGAGATGTGCGTCCGTCTGTTGATAAGCTGAAATCTACCATCAATATTGGCACTGAAGACACCACTCAAGCACAACGATATCAACAAATTTGTGCTGTTACCGTTCAGCTTTCTACACGTTTTTGTGCAGATCCGGAGGCATCTCAAATTTTTCTCGACGGTGTTCTTGAAGTTGGGAAAAAGGCAGAGGAGTTGCTTCTTTCTAAAGGTATTCGTACAGACCCATCTTCCGTGACATCATCATCCAAGTTTTCAAAAGGAGCTGCTGTCGGTGAACCATCTGCTGGGGTGAAGTCCACTGCACCAAAGTTCAAAGAAAGACTAAATCCAATTAAGTCAAAGAAGcgacttaaaagtgattatgaaaaaGCTAGAGAAAGGCAGAAATTCCttctaaataattttaatactgaaaccatttacggataataattttgatcaaaacgattacaccataagtatggttttacctagtacactatcaaaaccattataccatatttatggtttcagtattccatacaccaaattttgatcaaattttaattaaattcaacattgtTGAGCCTAAAATAACTGtttatcacttttttatttatttaatggtttttttatttatccgTACATGGTTCTAAtggttttctaaataaaaaaaaaagtgataaacagttattttaggcccaagaatgttgaatttaattaaaatttgatcaaaattaggtgtatggaatactgaaaccataagtatggtataatggttttgatagtgtactaggtaaaaccatacttatggtgtaatggttttgatcaaaattattatCCGTACATGGTTCTAGtggttttctaaataaaaaaaaaaaagtgataaacagttattttaggcccaagaatgttgaatttaattaaagttTGATCAAAATTAGGTGTATAgaatactgaaaccataagtatggtataatggttttgatagtgtactaggtaaaaccatacttatggtgtaatggttttctaattaaagtttgACCAAAATTAGGTGTATAgaatactgaaaccataagtatggtataatggttttgatagtgtactaggtaaaaccatacttatggtgtaatggttttgatcaaaattattatCCGTACATGGTTCTAAtggttttctaaataaaaaaaaatgtgataaacagttattttaggcccaagaatgttgaatttaattaaaatttgatcaaaattaggtgtatggaatactgaaaccataagtatggtataatggttttgatagtgtactaggtaaaaccatacttatggtgtaatggttttcta is a window encoding:
- the LOC120577859 gene encoding protein FAR1-RELATED SEQUENCE 5-like; amino-acid sequence: MDLISTSSESGQLSVEASSLIHAESGQLSVETSSMIHADSTECYSPSNEESWKSLVFQSIKEVQDFYGNYAYNTGFSIRTMLKSKINSQNKKSDKVHYLRYVCNKQGYKKGSLLNPNNRPTSDSPLVIEFVKVKEKPEERVGCTAAIYLKLDEVLNVYKIYRWDVAHCHPLHKPEHLCYLRSFREVNEVQGQLALINSKAGMSMRTSYEVLGQGVGGTENLPFRFSDLKNYLMTICQKEMVVGEATVIQEFFRNEALSKPSFYYDIQVDAAEDIASIFWADGIMQLDYSLFGDVISFDTTYRTNNQYRPLAAFIGFDNHRKSVLFGAALLYDETAATFDWLFTTFLKCMSNKKPQTIYTDQASALLCSIPNIFPGVFHGLCSWHMAENAKKNLGSRANSAFFDELTNLVSNVDDESDFDYNWDQMMKNCFNGRPTSDFKWLVQTYGNRMHWSSAWVKSHFTAGLKTTQLSESFNAFLRGFLQPDHSLVRFFSHFNIMVQRMRDNHAELDFKAANTRTKNNYPNSQLMRSVVNKYTPACFAFIHRQYDLSFKYYHEEDTTKGSAFNKFFKVFTIEKVDDNYDDVDNDNEGPSNVDVLDAELQENLFPSFEDHDRLDERVVTVDIRSKSFSCSCRMFKNRGFLCRHVLKIFEFLGGYVQYHFLKTIPGQYVLKRWTRDVRPSVDKLKSTINIGTEDTTQAQRYQQICAVTVQLSTRFCADPEASQIFLDGVLEVGKKAEELLLSKGIRTDPSSVTSSSKFSKGAAVGEPSAGVKSTAPKFKERLNPIKSKKRLKSDYEKARESVLGKTIQPDIEMAIRVAVSMII